In Chloroflexota bacterium, the DNA window ACTACGCCGCTCGTGGGATTCGGAAGCAGGCGGTGACGGCTTCAGCCTGAGTCTGCCGAGGTCCGGTCGCGAGCCAACTCTGCCGGCCGGGCTAAGCGATCGTTGGCAGGTCGAGGAACTTTGCCTCGCAGTTGCGCCGCTCGGCGATGAGATCGGCCAGGGCGCGTACCCCGAACACCTCAGTTGCATAGTGCCCGGCGGCGATGAAGTGGATGCCAAGTTCGCGCGCGAGCATCTCCGCCGGCTCGGCCATGTCGCCCGTGAGCAACACGTCGGCCCCAAGAGCCTGGGCTTCCTGAAGAAAGGACGAGCCGCTACCGCTGCACACGGCGACGCGCCGAATCGAGGCCGATCCGTGCAGGAATGTCGCGTGCGGACGGCCAATGGCGGCTTCCACGCGCTCCACCAGCGCCGACGGTGACAGCGGCTGGGGCGCGCGGCCAATCTTGCCGATGGCCTGACCGCCGCTGAGGGCGAACGGCGTGGACTCCGGTTCGAGCCCGAGCGCCCGCACGATTTGCGCGTTGTTGCCCAGGCTGGCGTGCGCGTCCAACGCCAGGTGGTAGGCGGCCAGGCTGATATCGGCGTCGAACAGCGCGCGCAGTCGCTCACGCATGACGCGAGTGACCACGCGGCTTTCACGGTCCCAGAAGAGCCCGTGGTGCACGACGACAAGCTGCGCGCCAGCCCGCGCGGCTTGCCCAAACAGCGCCAGGCTGGAGCTGACGGCGGTGACCACCCGCTCGACGCGCTTGCTTCCGACTACCTGCAAGCCCATGGGCCCATAGTCGGGAAACGCGGCCGCCTCCAGCGTGTCGTCCAGAAACGCGATCAGGTCGTCGCGGCGCTCGGACACCCGGCGGCTAGCTGACGGCCTTGCTTGCCTCGCGCACCTGATCGACCAGCTCGCCGTCGGTGTCGCTGGTCGTGGCGATGCGCATGAACTCATCCGCCGAGATCCCCAGCTCGCCCAGCACGCGCTTGTCGATGGGGCACGGGTAGATGTAGTCGTCGATGGTCCCGTCGGCCTTGGCCCGGGCCTTGTCCGACATGCGGGCAATCCAGGGAATGCCGCCGATCACCAGGTCACGAGATCGCGGCTGGAAGCCTTCGCTCATAGGTCAATCCCCTGTGTCGTGTACCAGAGTCTAGACCAGCACGGAGGCAAGATGCCGAACATTTGGCGTGCAGGCGCTCAACTCCCGGACAAGCGTCAAACCGGCCGGATGGGCAGGCTCGGAACGCCAGATTCCCGCGGCGTCGGCGAGGGCGAGGAGAAGGGCGCCGCTCAGCGGCCGTGCGTCTGCGATTGGACGCGGAACGTCCACCTGGCCGGCCAGGAGGGACTGCCCGGCGCGACCGGACGTCGGATCGTGCGGCAGCATCGTGGTTTTACATAACGACCACTCGGCAAAGTCAAGGCCAAAGGCTTCCAGGTCAACGAAAACGATCCCGTCGGAGCCAAGGACCACGTTGCCTGGATTCAGATCGAGCGGCACCGTCCGCATGGGGGCGGAACCGATGGTGTCGACAAGCTGGCGAATCTCCTCTGCGACTGCCTCCCCTGCCGGATCTTCTTTCCGAACAAGGCCCGAGGCGACCACCGACTCCGCGACTGCCGCGATTTCCGACAGGCGGAGGCTGCGCGCCCGCTCGACGCGCGCGGGGTCCATCGCGTTGGTCCAGGCATCGAGCGCCGCGAGCAACGCGTCCCAGGCAGCCGATACTTGCTCCCACGCGGGTCGGGCCGCTTCGCCGCGCAAGGCCTGTGCCAGGGTGGGGCCGTCAACCCACTCGCGGACCACGGCCGCGTTGGAATCGTCCACCGCCAGCAGCCGTGGCACGGGCGCGCCCCGCGCGGCAAGTGCGGAGTAGGCGCCGCTCTCCGTGCGCGCCCGCTCGCCGGCTTGGGTCCCGTCAAAGAGCTTGCAGGCAAGGAATCGGGAGCCGTCCCGCACCCGGTATGTCCCACGCGCGATGTGTTCGATCCGCGATGGTTCCACGGGGGAGACGCCGGCCGCACCCAATGCGGCACGAACCCTGGAGGCGCTCAATCGGGCAGCTCGGTCTCGATCTCGGTCCTGACGACGGTGTCGAATACGACGCCCAGCGCCGACGCGAGATCGCGCGGCGTCACGATTGACGGGTCGCGCAGGCTCAGGCGTGCGTGCAAATGCGTTTCCGGCCCAACCGCAAGCTCCATCACCCCGGGTCGAATGTCGCGTGTCCGGGAGGGTCGACCTCCGCGGTCGTCGCGTTGAACCGCGACGGTGGGCGCCGCGAGCAGGCGCTCGACGCGATCGGCAAGGTCGTCCGGCGGCTCCTCCAACTTCAGGCAATAGGTCGCCCAGGTCGTCTTGAACTTGCGGCGCGCGACCCGGCGGATCTCGCCGACGGCCAGCCCGTCGGCGGTCGCGGAAGCCAGTCGCTCGCGGACCGAGTCCGGCGGCACGTCCTCCCGCAGCGACAGCACCACGCACTCGCGCAGACCCTCGGCGCCCACGGCGAGCGGCGGGCCGAAGGTCAGCCGTGGCTTGGGGCGAAATCCCCGGCTATAGGCCAGTGGCAATCCGGCGCGGCGCGTGGCGCGCTCCCACGCCCGGCGCACGTCGTGCAGCGACAGGTACCGCGCGTCGCCCGTCTTGGCGTAGCGGAGGAGGTAGTGGTGCTCGGCGGGTGCTTCTTGGTCCATGCGGCGAAGTCGGGTCGCGGTCGGCCGCCTGCGCGTGCCGTGCCTTGTAGCATAGGCGCGCTGAGTGACGCCGAGCGTGCGGACCAGTGAACGAACCGGTTCTGCTTCTCAATCAAAACTACGAGCCGCTCAACGTCTGCCGCACGCGTCGCGCCATCGTGTTGCTCAGCAAGGGCAAGGCCGAGCTGCTGGAGAACGGGCGGGCGCCGATCTACAGCGTGCGTCAGCACTACCCGCGGCCGTCGGTGATTCGCATGCTCTACCACGTCCGCCGCCCGCGTCCGACGGTGCGGCTCAGCCGGCGTGAGGTATTCGTGCGCGATCGATATCGCTGTCAATACTGCGCCGAGACGATTATCGAGCCGACCGTGGATCACGTCGTACCGCGGCGGCTTGGCGGTCGACGACGCTGGGAGAACCTTGTGACCGCGTGCCGCCGCTGCAATCTGCGCAAGGCCGGACGCACGCCGCGCGAGGCGGGCATGCGCCTCCTGCGCCAGCCGCGCCGCCCGAAATCGGCGATCGCCCACCTGGTCTGGCACGTGGCCGGAGGCAGCGTCGATCCAACCTGGCAGCCCTACCTTCCCCAGTTGGAGCTGGCTGCCGGCTGACCCTCGGGCTGGGGACGGCCGGGCTTAGCCGGCGGCGTGTTCGCGCAACAGGTTGAGGGCCGACCCGGCCCAGAACCACTCGATCTGGTCGGCGGTCAGGGTGTGATCGAGCCGGATGTCTTCCTGGGAGCCGTCCGCATGGTCGATACGTGCCGAGATGGGCCGGCCGGGGGCCAGTCGATCAATGTCCTCGAGGCTCACCCGGTCGTCGGCCTGAAAGCGGTCGTAGTCGGCGGGATTCGCGAAGGTCAGCGGCAAGATGCCTTGCTTCTTGAGATTCGTCTCGTGGATGCGCGCGAAGCTGCGCACGACCACCGCGCCCGCGCCCAGCAAGCGCGGCGACATGGCCGCGTGCTCGCGGCTGCTGCCCTCGCCGTAGTTCGAGTCGCCCACGGCCACCCAGGTCAGCCCGGCGGCGGCATAGTCCGTGGCAATCGCCGCCAGCGGCTGCTCGGAAGCGCCGGTGAGCGCGTTGCGTCCGGCGCCCGGTGCGTCCGCAAAGGCATTGTTGGCGCCGGTGAACATGTTGTCGCTGATGCGGGCGAGATGGCCGCGATAGCGCAGCCAGGGTCCCGCCGGCGATATGGCGTCGGTGGTGCACTGCCCCACGGCTCGAAGCAACACCGGCATGGACCGGAACTGCTCTGCCGATCGCGCGTCGAACGGCGTCAGTCGCTCCAGCCGTTCGCTGTCCGCGGCGATCGAGACTTCGACCCCAGCGGCGTCCGCCGGTGGCGGCACATAGCCATAGCGCCGGCCGGTGAAGCCGTCCGCCGGAACGTCGGGCGCCGGTTCGGGCGGGTCGAGATGCAGTCCGTTGCCGTCGAGCGAATCGGTCAGCGGATTGAATGAGAGCCGCCCGCTAAGCGCGAACGCCACCGTGAGCTCGGGGCTGGTGATGAACGCCTGGGTGTTGGGGCTGCCGTCGTTGCGCCGGGGGAAGTTGCGATTGAAGGACGTGACGATGGAGTTGGTGGCCAGGGCCTTGCCGCCGGCGGCATCCGGCTCGATATCTTCCCGGCGCCATTGGCCGATGCAGGGGCCGCAGGCGTTGGCGAGCACGCTTCCGCCAATGGCCTCCAGGTCCGCTAGCTGACCGTCGCGCTCAATCGTCGCGCGCACCATCTCGGATCCCGGTGTGACCAAGAACGGCACGGATGCGCGCACACCGGCGGCGGATGCCTGCCGGGCCACGTCGGCGGCGCGCGTGATGTCTTCGTAGGAGGAGTTGGTGCAGCTGCCCAGCAGGGCGGCCGAGATCTGCTCGGCGAAACCCTCGGACTCGACCTCGGCACTCAGCGCGGAAACCGGGCGCGCGCGGTCGGGTCGGTGCGGCCCCACGACGTGCGGCTCAAGCTCCGACAAGTCGATTTCCACCACCTGCTCGTAGAACGATGCGGGATCGCTCTCGACCTCGGCGTCGGCGCACAGCAGATCCTGGTTCGCGTCGGCCAGATCGGCCAACTCGGCGCGTTCCGTGGCGCGCAGATACGTGGCCATGCGCTCGTCGTAGGCGAACACGGACGTCGTCGCGCCCAGCTCGGCGCCCATGTTGGTGATGGTGGACTTGCCGGTGCATGCCAGCGCGCGCGTGCCGGGTCCAAAGTATTCGATGATCCGGTTCGTGCCGCCGCTGGTGGTGAGGATTCCCGCGAGCTTCAGGATCACGTCCTTGGGTGCGGTCCAGCCGTTGAGCTCGCCCGTGAGCCGCACGCCGATGACGTGGGGTTGCAGCGTCTCCCAGGGCAGATCGACCATCACGTCGACGGCGTCCGCGCCGCCCACGCCGATCGCCAGCATTCCCAGGCCGCCGGCGTTGGGCGTGTGGGAATCGGTGCCGATGATCAGTCCGCCCGGAAACGCATAGTTTTCCAGGATGACCTGGTGAATGATCCCCGAGCCTGGCGCCCAGAAGCCGATGCCGTATCGTGCACTGACTGATTTGAGAAAGGCATAGACCTCGTTGTTCTCGAGCAACGCCGTTTGAAGATCAGCGTCGGCGCCCACGTGCGCCCGGATCAGGTGATCGCAATGCACGGTCGAGGGAACCGCCACCGTGTCGCGACCCGCGAGCATGAACTGCAGCAGGGCCATCTGCGCGGTCGCGTCCTGCATCGCCACGCGGTCGGGACGAATCTGCAAGTAGCTTTCCAGCGGCGTCAGGTCTTGGGTAGACGGGTCGTCGAGGTGGCCGAAGAGCAGCTTTTCGGCCAGCGTGAGCGGGCGGTCGAGTCGTTCACGGACAGTGGCCAGGCGTGCGCGCGCACGCGCGTAGGATTCTGCGACCAGCGCGGGGGTCGACTCGATCACCGTCACAAGGTTCTCCTCTCGGCGCCTGTCCGGCGGCCGGTACGGGTGATTGCCCGGATCCTATCCTTACCCAACTATCGCGCATTTGCGCGCGGTCGCGGGAACAAGGCCGTCAGGGCTTCATGATCCAGCAACTCGCCGCACTGCTGTCGACCGCCCGGCCCGCCCAGTGGCTGAAGAACGTCGTCGTGTTCGCGCCGCTCGTATTCGCGCAGCGGCTCACCGACGGTGGCGACGTGCTGCGCGCCGTGGCCATGTTCGCCATCTTCTGCGCGTTGGCGTCCGGGGTCTACTTCATCAATGACGCGATTGACGCCGAACGCGACCGTCGAAACCCGCACAAGGCCCGCCGGCCGGTGGCCGCGGGACGTCTGAGCCGCGCCACTGCCGTCGCAACCGGTGTTGTGTTGGGGGCGCTGGCCGTCGGGCTGTCGGCGCTGCTCGGCACGGGGGTGGTGATCGTCCTCGGTAGCTACTTCGCGCTCAACGTGATTTACAGCCTGTGGCTCTCGCGAGTGGCGTTCCTGGACGGCATGGCGGTTGCCGCGGGATTCGTCCTGCGGGCAATTGCCGGGGCGGTCGTCATTTCGGTGCCGTTCTCCGGCTGGCTCATCCTGTGCACGTTTCTCTTGACGCTCCTGATCTCGCTGGGCAAGCGGCGTGCCGAATTGACGCAGGCGGACGCGCAGGCTCGCGGCCTCCGGCGGACCTGGAACGACGTGCCGCCGGAGGTAGTCGACGCCGTGATCGTCCTGGTGGGCGCGACGGTAGTCGTCTGTTACGCGATTTACAGCCTCGCGCCGGAGACGGCGGAGCAGTTTGGTGGCCGCGGACTTGTTTTCACGGTGCCGTTCGTGCTGTACGGCATCACGCGGTTCATGCTGCGCGCCTTCAGCGGCGAAGGCGTGTGGGACCCGACGACCGTGCTGCTGCGGGACCGCGGAATCCTGACCGCCGTGGTCGGCTGGCTGGCCGCCGCGGTGATCATCATCTACTGGGCCGGCCCGTGGCTGAGTGATCTGGTTTCTTGAGCGACCGGAGGCGACGCCTGCGTGCCGTACTCGCAGTGCTTGCCATTACCACTGCGGCCGCCCTGTCCGTCTGGCCGTCGGCGGCGGCGTTGGAGTGCGACGGCATCGCCCTGGACGAAGGCTGTCTGTTCACCATCACCGGCGGCGATACGAGTGATCCCGACGACGGTTTCGCCGTCACCAACGCCGACGGCGTGCCGCTGTGGGACTTCGTGCGGGAGCGGGATCTGCAGGCCATCGGCTATCCCATCAGCCAGCGCTGGGTCAACGGTCCTTTCACCCTCCAGGCCTTCCAGAAGGTGATCCTGCAGTGGGATCCGGGCAAGCAGCGCATGAACTACTACAACACGCTCGACGTGCTGGCGAACCGGTATCCCGAGGTGGAGCTGCCCAACGTCCCGGCGCATCTCGTATTGGAGGCGGACCGGGGCGCCGACTTTGCCACGATCAAGCGAAACCACCTGTTGCTCTTGGATCAGAATCCAGCCATCAAGATGCGATTCCGCAGCGAGCCCGACTGGCTGAACCTCTACGGGCTGCCAATCCGCTACGAGGAGAGGGACGTCAACGGCCACCCGCGGGGCCTTCAGATGCTGCGGGCGCAGCGCACGGTGTTCGTGATCTGGAACGTGCCGGCGCCGGGCACCACGGTCGGTCGGGTGAACCTGCAAAACGTGCCCGATAAGGTGAAGAAGCTGAGCAACGTGATCATTCCGGACGCGGCCGAGGCGCCGGTGCTGCGAGCTGAGATCTCGAGCTTGCCGGCGTTTACCCTGCCCACGCCCACGCCGGTCCCCGCGCCCACGCCAACTCCCGCATCGACGCCGGCCCCCACCCCGGCATCCGCCCCAACGCCCGCTCCTGAGCCTCGCCCTGCCTGGCTGCCTAATTGGCAGGTGCTGATCGACCTTTACCACGCCACCGATGGTCCCAACTGGTCGAACAACACCAACTGGTTGAGCGCAAAGCCAATTGGTGAGTGGCACGGCGTCAGCGCGTCGGGTGACCGGGTCACAAGGCTATCGCTCGCGGACAACAACCTCAGTGGAGCGATCCCGTGGCAACTGGGCTACCTAGCCAGCCTGGAAAGACTGTCGCTCGGCGAGAACTTCTTGCAGGGGCCGATCCCACCGGACTTGGGTCGCCTCACCAATCTGAAATGGCTGGGGCTCGCCGACAACCTCTTGAGCGGGGCAATTCCCCCTGAACTGGGCAACCTTGGCAATCTGAGCGCGCTTCATCTCAACAACAACATCTTGACTGGGCCAATCCCACCCGCGTTGGGGAGCCTTGTCAGGCTGACGGATCTCCGACTCGAAGACAACCAGCTGTGGGGTTCCATCCCACACGAGCTCGGTGGGCTCGCCAGCTTGAATGACCTGGAACTCCAAGACAATCAGCTCAGTGGGGCCATTCCGCCCGCCCTGGGTCGTCTCTCCAACCTGGTCTGGCTGGGGCTGGGCTTCAACCGGCTCAGCGGGGCAATTCCGGCCGAGTTGGGTAATCTCACCAGGCTGCAAGTGCTGGGGCTCCAAGACAACCGATTGACCGGGCTGATCCCGCCGGAAATTGGCCGCCTCGCCAGTCTGGATTGGGCGTGGCTCAACGGCAATGAGTTGAGCGGACCGATTCCGCCTGAGCTGGGGAATCTGACCAATCTGACCTTCCTGCGGCTCGACGGCAATCAGCTTAGTGGTGCGATTCCGGCGGAGCTTGGGCGGCTGCCAAAACTGAAGTGGCTATACCTCGGCGGCGACAACCGGTTCACGGGATGTGTCCCCAACGAGTTGTCTGGCATCGAAAACAATGACGTTGAAGAGCTCGGGTTACCGGTTTGCGTGGCCGCCAAACCGTGAAGCCCTGGTGTGCCAGGCACTGAGGCGCCGTCCGACCCGCTCATTCGCCGACCCGATCTGAAGCGGGGCGGACACGTGAAGTAGATTGGCGCTGCCCGGGCCGACGGGCGGTGTGCCGCGGGCATCCGGGCCGCCCGCCGGTGAGTGGGGGGCCTGGTGCGAAGACTCCGACTGCATGTTCGGCGACCGGCTATGCGTATGGCACTCGCAGGGCTGGTCATTGCCGCTTCCGCGGCCCTGGCCGTGTGGCCGTCGGCCGCGGCGCTGGAGTGTGAGGGAATCCCCCTCGTCGAAGGCTGTCTTTTCACCATTACCGGCGGGGATACGGCCGAGCCCGACGACGGCTTCTCCCTGTCCAATGCGGACGGCGTGCCGTTGTGGGACTTCGCGCGCGAGCGCGACCTCCAGGCCATCGGCTATCCCATCAGCCAGCGCTGGGTTAATGGCCCCTTCACCCTGCAGGCCTTCCAAAAGGTCATTCTGCAGTGGGATCCCGGCAAGCAGCGCATGAACTACTACAACACCCTCGACGTGCTGGCGAATCGCTATCCGGAGGTGGAGCTCCCAAACGTCCCGCCGCATCAGGTGCTCGAAGCCGATCGCGATGCCGACTTCGCCACCATCACGCGGAACCACCTGGCGCTGCTGGAGCGAAATGCGGCGATCAAAGAACGGTTCCTCAGCGAGCCCGACTGGCTGAATCTCTACGGCCTGCCGATCCGCTACGAGGAGCGCGCGGTCAACGGCAATCTTCAGGGCCTGCAGATGCTGCGGACGCAGCGGACGGTGTTCGTGGTCTGGAACGTGCCGGCGCCGGGGACGACGGTGGGCCGGGTGAACCTGCAGAACGTACCGGACAAGGTGAAGCGCCTGAGTAACGTCATCATCCCGGATGCGGCCAAGGCCCCGGTGACGCGCGATGCGCTGGCCGGCTTGTCGGCATTTACCCTTCCCACTCCCGTGCCGGCGCAGACGCCCACGCCGGCACCCGCGCACACTCCTGCGCCACCCCCGCCGCCTCCGGCGCCGCCGCCGGAAGACGACCGCGAGGCGCTCATCCGGCTCTA includes these proteins:
- a CDS encoding Nif3-like dinuclear metal center hexameric protein; amino-acid sequence: MSERRDDLIAFLDDTLEAAAFPDYGPMGLQVVGSKRVERVVTAVSSSLALFGQAARAGAQLVVVHHGLFWDRESRVVTRVMRERLRALFDADISLAAYHLALDAHASLGNNAQIVRALGLEPESTPFALSGGQAIGKIGRAPQPLSPSALVERVEAAIGRPHATFLHGSASIRRVAVCSGSGSSFLQEAQALGADVLLTGDMAEPAEMLARELGIHFIAAGHYATEVFGVRALADLIAERRNCEAKFLDLPTIA
- a CDS encoding DUF5069 domain-containing protein; the protein is MSEGFQPRSRDLVIGGIPWIARMSDKARAKADGTIDDYIYPCPIDKRVLGELGISADEFMRIATTSDTDGELVDQVREASKAVS
- a CDS encoding phosphotransferase yields the protein MRDGSRFLACKLFDGTQAGERARTESGAYSALAARGAPVPRLLAVDDSNAAVVREWVDGPTLAQALRGEAARPAWEQVSAAWDALLAALDAWTNAMDPARVERARSLRLSEIAAVAESVVASGLVRKEDPAGEAVAEEIRQLVDTIGSAPMRTVPLDLNPGNVVLGSDGIVFVDLEAFGLDFAEWSLCKTTMLPHDPTSGRAGQSLLAGQVDVPRPIADARPLSGALLLALADAAGIWRSEPAHPAGLTLVRELSACTPNVRHLASVLV
- a CDS encoding TIGR03936 family radical SAM-associated protein, producing the protein MDQEAPAEHHYLLRYAKTGDARYLSLHDVRRAWERATRRAGLPLAYSRGFRPKPRLTFGPPLAVGAEGLRECVVLSLREDVPPDSVRERLASATADGLAVGEIRRVARRKFKTTWATYCLKLEEPPDDLADRVERLLAAPTVAVQRDDRGGRPSRTRDIRPGVMELAVGPETHLHARLSLRDPSIVTPRDLASALGVVFDTVVRTEIETELPD
- a CDS encoding HNH endonuclease, translated to MNEPVLLLNQNYEPLNVCRTRRAIVLLSKGKAELLENGRAPIYSVRQHYPRPSVIRMLYHVRRPRPTVRLSRREVFVRDRYRCQYCAETIIEPTVDHVVPRRLGGRRRWENLVTACRRCNLRKAGRTPREAGMRLLRQPRRPKSAIAHLVWHVAGGSVDPTWQPYLPQLELAAG
- a CDS encoding aconitate hydratase, encoding MTVIESTPALVAESYARARARLATVRERLDRPLTLAEKLLFGHLDDPSTQDLTPLESYLQIRPDRVAMQDATAQMALLQFMLAGRDTVAVPSTVHCDHLIRAHVGADADLQTALLENNEVYAFLKSVSARYGIGFWAPGSGIIHQVILENYAFPGGLIIGTDSHTPNAGGLGMLAIGVGGADAVDVMVDLPWETLQPHVIGVRLTGELNGWTAPKDVILKLAGILTTSGGTNRIIEYFGPGTRALACTGKSTITNMGAELGATTSVFAYDERMATYLRATERAELADLADANQDLLCADAEVESDPASFYEQVVEIDLSELEPHVVGPHRPDRARPVSALSAEVESEGFAEQISAALLGSCTNSSYEDITRAADVARQASAAGVRASVPFLVTPGSEMVRATIERDGQLADLEAIGGSVLANACGPCIGQWRREDIEPDAAGGKALATNSIVTSFNRNFPRRNDGSPNTQAFITSPELTVAFALSGRLSFNPLTDSLDGNGLHLDPPEPAPDVPADGFTGRRYGYVPPPADAAGVEVSIAADSERLERLTPFDARSAEQFRSMPVLLRAVGQCTTDAISPAGPWLRYRGHLARISDNMFTGANNAFADAPGAGRNALTGASEQPLAAIATDYAAAGLTWVAVGDSNYGEGSSREHAAMSPRLLGAGAVVVRSFARIHETNLKKQGILPLTFANPADYDRFQADDRVSLEDIDRLAPGRPISARIDHADGSQEDIRLDHTLTADQIEWFWAGSALNLLREHAAG
- a CDS encoding UbiA prenyltransferase family protein: MIQQLAALLSTARPAQWLKNVVVFAPLVFAQRLTDGGDVLRAVAMFAIFCALASGVYFINDAIDAERDRRNPHKARRPVAAGRLSRATAVATGVVLGALAVGLSALLGTGVVIVLGSYFALNVIYSLWLSRVAFLDGMAVAAGFVLRAIAGAVVISVPFSGWLILCTFLLTLLISLGKRRAELTQADAQARGLRRTWNDVPPEVVDAVIVLVGATVVVCYAIYSLAPETAEQFGGRGLVFTVPFVLYGITRFMLRAFSGEGVWDPTTVLLRDRGILTAVVGWLAAAVIIIYWAGPWLSDLVS